Proteins co-encoded in one Phorcysia thermohydrogeniphila genomic window:
- a CDS encoding FeoA family protein codes for MKLLEAPSGKRVRVVNIKGGLGLRNRLAAIGIYPGAEVTVVKSPPGPMIVEIAGTRLALGKGMASKIEVEEE; via the coding sequence ATGAAGTTACTGGAAGCCCCCTCAGGAAAAAGAGTTAGGGTAGTTAACATAAAAGGTGGTCTTGGTCTGAGAAACCGCCTCGCAGCGATAGGTATCTACCCCGGTGCAGAGGTTACAGTTGTTAAATCTCCTCCGGGCCCTATGATTGTGGAGATAGCTGGAACGCGACTTGCCCTCGGAAAGGGTATGGCCTCAAAGATAGAGGTGGAGGAAGAATGA